One part of the Malus sylvestris chromosome 2, drMalSylv7.2, whole genome shotgun sequence genome encodes these proteins:
- the LOC126583871 gene encoding protein ENHANCED DISEASE RESISTANCE 2-like, producing the protein MDSLPFNKVGSERSDGSEHSSSSRSGAGGGGMFEYFGWVYHLGVNTLGHEYCHLRFLFIRGKYVEMYKRDPHENPGIRPIRRGAVGPTLMVEELGRRKVNHGGKGGDIYVLRFYNRLDETKKGEIACATAGEAQKWMEAFDQAKQQAEYELSRGASARNKLNMEEEIDLEGHRPRVRHYAHGLKRLIKIGQGPEMLLRQSSSLGGDVNTEGYFRTDFGDAVEAYVWKCVRTVNGVRIFQDVANTESGKGVIVKSVGVIEASADTAFEVILNLDRHQRYEWDMLTANLELIDSYDGYFDVVYGTFDPMYLSRWRSKKDFLFSRQWFRGQDGTYTILQFPAVHKKKPQRSGYHRTKINPSSWEIRDLKTSMGSNTPRCLVTQTVEIHSVGWWKWKKNQYSKFEKGVPYALLCQVAGLKDYIASNPALIFKSSASVIQSKAAEASISNAEYEAEAVHDQFYDAISAGSSSSDEDSDSDALENKEAKVRLKNVAWAIASLALKRAQAADANKELDSRVPAIIIDPSQFHGSLSKGKDETVTNCWTSPSGEGFMIRGKNYLEDNSKVMGGDPLLKLIAVDWFKVDKSIDRFALHPRCLVQSEAGKKLPFVLVFNLQVPSKPNYSLVLYYAADRPPNPNSLFAKFVDGSDMFRNARLKLIPSIAEGYWMVKRAVGTKACLLGKAVSCKYLRQDNFLEIDVDIGSSSVARSIIGLVLGYVTSIVVDLAILIEAREHAELPEYILGTARLNRLKLDSAVHLEV; encoded by the coding sequence ATGGACTCATTGCCGTTTAATAAGGTGGGGAGTGAGCGGTCGGATGGATCGGAGCACAGTTCCAGCTCCAGAAGTGGAGCTGGAGGAGGAGGGATGTTTGAGTATTTTGGGTGGGTGTATCATCTGGGTGTGAATACGTTAGGGCATGAGTATTGTCACCTTAGGTTTCTCTTCATTAGGGGAAAGTATGTCGAGATGTATAAGCGTGATCCTCATGAGAACCCCGGTATTAGACCCATTCGGAGGGGTGCTGTTGGGCCTACGCTGATGGTGGAGGAGCTGGGGCGCAGAAAGGTTAATCATGGAGGTAAGGGTGGGGATATCTATGTTCTACGGTTTTACAATCGTTTGGATGAAACCAAAAAGGGAGAAATTGCTTGTGCTACTGCCGGAGAAGCACAGAAATGGATGGAGGCATTTGATCAAGCCAAGCAACAGGCTGAGTATGAGCTTTCAAGAGGGGCTAGTGCCAGAAACAAGCTGAACATGGAAGAGGAGATCGATCTTGAAGGTCATCGACCTAGAGTAAGGCACTATGCACATGGATTGAAAAGGCTTATAAAAATTGGGCAAGGCCCGGAGATGCTCTTGCGTCAATCCTCAAGCTTGGGTGGAGATGTTAACACAGAGGGGTACTTTCGAACAGATTTTGGAGATGCAGTTGAGGCATATGTATGGAAATGTGTGCGAACAGTTAATGGTGTTCGAATATTTCAAGATGTTGCTAACACTGAGAGTGGAAAAGGCGTTATCGTCAAGTCTGTTGGCGTTATTGAAGCAAGTGCAGATACTGCTTTTGAAGTGATTTTAAACCTCGACCGACACCAGAGATATGAGTGGGATATGCTGACAGCTAACTTAGAGCTGATAGATTCTTATGATGGATACTTTGATGTTGTCTACGGGACTTTTGATCCTATGTATCTTTCTCGATGGCGTTCCAAGAAAGATTTTCTCTTCTCTAGGCAATGGTTCCGCGGACAAGATGGAACATACACCATCTTGCAATTTCCAGCTGTCCATAAGAAAAAGCCTCAGAGGTCCGGGTATCATCGTACAAAAATAAATCCATCTAGTTGGGAGATTAGAGATCTGAAAACATCCATGGGTTCAAATACTCCACGATGTCTTGTGACGCAAACGGTGGAGATACATTCTGTGGGCTggtggaaatggaagaaaaatcAATACTCGAAGTTCGAAAAGGGTGTACCTTATGCATTGTTGTGCCAAGTGGCAGGTCTGAAGGATTATATTGCATCAAATCCTGCACTAATATTCAAATCTTCCGCTTCAGTTATCCAATCGAAGGCAGCTGAAGCTTCCATTTCCAATGCTGAATATGAGGCGGAGGCAGTGCATGATCAGTTTTATGATGCAATTTCAGCAGGCTCTTCATCTTCTGATGAAGATAGCGACAGTGATGCACTTGAGAATAAGGAAGCAAAAGTTAGACTGAAGAATGTTGCATGGGCCATCGCTAGCTTAGCTTTGAAGCGAGCTCAAGCTGCAGATGCTAATAAAGAATTGGATTCCAGAGTGCCTGCAATCATTATTGATCCAAGCCAGTTCCATGGTTCCTTGTCCAAAGGGAAGGATGAGACCGTCACAAACTGTTGGACATCTCCAAGTGGCGAGGGATTTATGATCAGAGGAAAGAACTACCTGGAGGACAATTCTAAGGTAATGGGAGGAGATCCCCTTCTCAAGCTCATAGCGGTAGATTGGTTCAAAGTTGATAAAAGCATAGATAGGTTCGCACTGCATCCCAGATGCCTTGTCCAGTCAGAAGCCGGAAAGAAGCTTCCATTTGTACTAGTCTTTAATCTCCAGGTTCCATCTAAACCAAATTATAGTTTGGTACTTTACTATGCTGCTGACAGACCTCCGAATCCAAATTCTTTGTTTGCTAAGTTTGTGGATGGGAGTGACATGTTTCGCAATGCAAGATTAAAGTTAATTCCAAGTATTGCTGAAGGATATTGGATGGTTAAGCGTGCTGTTGGAACTAAAGCTTGCCTACTGGGGAAAGCTGTATCCTGCAAATATCTCAGACAAGACAATTTCCTagagattgatgtagatattgGATCATCATCTGTGGCAAGGAGTATCATTGGACTTGTCCTTGGATATGTCACGAGCATAGTGGTTGACCTTGCAATTTTAATAGAGGCAAGGGAGCACGCAGAGTTACCTGAGTACATTTTGGGGACTGCTCGACTAAATCGTTTGAAGCTTGACTCTGCCGTTCATTTGGAAGTTTAA